From one Syntrophales bacterium genomic stretch:
- the secD gene encoding protein translocase subunit SecD — protein MFDKNIKVRVVIALLVTITALFYLIPSLTPGLPFLTDKKINLGLDLQGGMHLVLEVETEKAVESSVERLSNDLKETLMDKKVRFRHLRRTNGSIISMDIPGGENRNAFEKILKDSYPNLEIESSKAADGSNRVYLKIKEKHANYIKKFAVEQSLETIRNRVDQFGVSEPEIIPQDNDRILVQLPGIKDSVRAKNLIGKTALLEFKLVDEENSLGNALKGNIPPESAIAYGYRVDRETGHRTKIPYLLKVKTLLTGESLEDARVKISDRFGEPYVALKFNSQGAKDFDRITAKNVKKRLAIILDDIVHSAPVIQERISGGEAQITGSFTTEEAHDLAIVLRAGALPAPVRILEERTVGPSLGQDSVDQGILSIIVGGLLVIMFMVIYYRFSGTIADIALILNIIIIMGTLAAFQATLTLPGIAGIVLVIGMAVDANVLIFERIREELRTGKTPRAAVSGGYSKAFVTIIDANITTLIAAVVLFQFGTGPVKGFAVTLSIGIIASMFTAIFVTRIIYDYFIWNKKIERVSI, from the coding sequence ATGTTTGACAAAAATATCAAGGTAAGAGTGGTTATTGCATTGCTTGTCACTATCACAGCATTGTTTTATCTGATTCCCTCCCTGACACCAGGCCTTCCATTCCTCACGGATAAAAAGATTAATTTAGGTCTCGATCTTCAGGGAGGTATGCACCTGGTTTTAGAAGTAGAGACCGAAAAGGCGGTTGAAAGCTCAGTTGAGAGGCTTTCAAATGACCTGAAGGAAACCCTGATGGATAAAAAGGTCCGGTTCAGACATTTAAGGCGAACAAATGGCTCTATAATATCCATGGACATTCCGGGAGGGGAAAACAGAAATGCATTTGAAAAAATTCTTAAAGATTCCTACCCCAACCTTGAGATAGAATCTTCGAAAGCAGCAGATGGAAGCAACAGGGTTTACCTGAAAATAAAGGAAAAACATGCCAATTACATAAAAAAGTTCGCAGTTGAACAGAGTCTTGAAACTATCAGGAACAGAGTAGACCAGTTCGGTGTGTCAGAACCCGAGATAATCCCCCAGGATAATGATCGTATCCTTGTACAGCTTCCAGGAATAAAAGACTCGGTAAGAGCCAAAAATCTCATCGGCAAGACCGCTCTATTAGAATTCAAGCTGGTAGACGAAGAAAACAGTTTAGGCAACGCTCTCAAGGGCAATATCCCACCAGAGAGCGCTATAGCTTATGGTTACAGGGTCGACAGGGAAACGGGACATCGAACAAAAATACCCTATTTGCTTAAAGTCAAGACCCTTCTCACGGGAGAATCTCTTGAGGATGCTCGTGTAAAGATCAGCGATCGGTTCGGTGAACCCTATGTTGCATTAAAATTCAATTCACAGGGGGCAAAAGATTTCGACAGGATAACCGCTAAAAACGTAAAAAAACGTTTAGCCATCATCCTCGATGATATTGTACATTCCGCTCCGGTTATACAGGAAAGAATCTCCGGTGGTGAGGCTCAGATCACAGGAAGCTTTACCACAGAAGAGGCCCATGACCTGGCAATCGTTCTACGGGCAGGGGCACTGCCTGCCCCGGTAAGGATACTCGAGGAGAGGACAGTTGGACCTTCTCTGGGACAGGACTCTGTTGATCAGGGAATACTCTCCATTATTGTCGGTGGCTTGCTGGTCATCATGTTTATGGTAATCTACTACAGGTTTTCCGGCACTATCGCCGACATCGCTCTCATCCTGAATATTATCATTATAATGGGTACATTAGCTGCCTTTCAGGCTACACTGACCCTTCCCGGAATTGCAGGAATTGTTCTTGTTATAGGCATGGCCGTAGATGCTAATGTTCTTATTTTTGAGAGAATCCGGGAGGAGCTGCGTACGGGGAAAACGCCGAGAGCCGCTGTTTCGGGAGGGTACTCCAAGGCCTTTGTCACAATCATAGACGCAAATATCACCACACTTATAGCAGCTGTTGTATTGTTTCAATTCGGAACGGGACCGGTGAAGGGATTCGCTGTCACCCTGAGTATCGGTATAATCGCCAGTATGTTTACCGCAATTTTTGTAACCAGAATTATCTATGACTATTTTATCTGGAATAAAAAGATCGAAAGAGTAAGTATATAA
- the secF gene encoding protein translocase subunit SecF, with amino-acid sequence MEIIRPDININIVGKMKGAVICSLALIIVSISSLILHGGPRLGIDFAGGTLVQIQFKKETTTDRIRSGLKKVGLENSVIQQFGYKDNNEFLIRTEKSTSDLKGLSGEIEDALAATYDKSEFEVRRVEIVGPKVGKDLRQKGINAMLIAMIGILIYITWRFQFRYAIGAIIALIHDVLITVGVFSLLGKEFTLPIIAALLTIIGYSLNDTIVVYDRIRENIRKFRRQTLREIINSSINQVLSRTILTSATTLLVVFALFFLGGAVIHDFAFALLVGILVGTYSSVFIASPTILAWETFKPSKKKRGK; translated from the coding sequence ATGGAAATTATAAGACCTGACATAAATATCAATATTGTAGGCAAAATGAAGGGCGCCGTAATCTGCTCTCTGGCCTTAATAATAGTAAGCATATCATCCCTGATACTGCACGGAGGTCCCAGGCTTGGTATTGACTTTGCGGGCGGAACCTTAGTTCAAATTCAGTTTAAAAAAGAAACAACAACTGACAGGATAAGATCCGGTCTGAAGAAGGTTGGTCTCGAAAACAGTGTAATCCAACAATTCGGCTACAAAGATAATAATGAATTTCTTATAAGGACTGAAAAGTCTACCTCTGATCTCAAAGGACTTTCCGGTGAAATTGAAGACGCATTAGCCGCCACATACGATAAAAGTGAATTTGAGGTAAGAAGGGTTGAAATCGTTGGACCAAAGGTCGGAAAGGATTTAAGGCAAAAGGGTATAAACGCCATGCTTATCGCAATGATAGGTATTCTTATCTATATTACCTGGAGGTTTCAATTCCGTTACGCGATTGGAGCAATCATTGCTCTGATACATGATGTTCTCATTACCGTTGGGGTTTTTTCCCTTTTAGGCAAGGAATTTACCCTCCCTATCATTGCTGCACTGCTAACAATAATAGGTTATTCCCTCAATGATACAATCGTCGTCTACGACAGAATAAGAGAAAATATCAGGAAATTCAGAAGACAGACGCTTCGGGAGATAATAAATTCAAGTATTAATCAGGTATTGAGCAGGACCATTCTTACTTCAGCAACCACACTCCTTGTTGTTTTTGCATTGTTCTTCTTAGGTGGAGCGGTCATCCATGATTTCGCCTTCGCCCTACTTGTGGGAATACTGGTCGGAACTTATTCATCCGTATTCATTGCCAGTCCTACAATCCTAGCCTGGGAAACTTTCAAGCCTTCGAAAAAAAAGAGGGGGAAATAA
- a CDS encoding DUF456 domain-containing protein, protein MSPLEIAGLTIFILILFIGIFSIIFGLPGTVIILIDVIIYSLITGFEKIGWKIIIVLIIISLFAETIDFMLGSAGAKKFGSSKKGIVASLIGGIAGAMLMTPFLLGLGAVIGAFLGGFAGTFLVELIEQKKLKPAVRAGYGTLLGRIAGIFAKSFFALVMIIITLSAIYS, encoded by the coding sequence TTGTCCCCCCTTGAAATTGCAGGCCTGACCATTTTTATCCTTATCCTGTTTATAGGGATATTTTCCATTATATTCGGTTTACCGGGAACAGTCATAATACTTATTGATGTTATTATTTACTCACTGATAACAGGTTTTGAAAAAATTGGCTGGAAGATAATAATTGTTCTGATAATCATTTCACTGTTCGCGGAAACCATCGATTTTATGCTGGGATCCGCAGGTGCAAAAAAGTTCGGTTCATCTAAAAAAGGGATTGTAGCCTCGTTGATTGGAGGAATTGCGGGTGCAATGCTAATGACCCCATTCCTTTTGGGGTTGGGAGCTGTTATCGGGGCATTTCTGGGTGGCTTTGCAGGAACATTCTTAGTAGAACTTATCGAGCAGAAAAAGCTGAAACCCGCCGTTAGGGCTGGTTATGGGACACTACTCGGAAGAATTGCAGGTATATTTGCAAAAAGCTTTTTTGCTCTCGTTATGATTATTATAACTTTATCGGCAATATATTCGTAA
- the lepB gene encoding signal peptidase I, whose protein sequence is MSKSRSKIKEYSEAIIIAILIALFIRTFVIQAFKIPSGSMKPTLQIGDHILVNKFIYGIKIPYVRKTIIPVVKPKRGDMVVFIYPLDRTKDFIKRVIGIGGDVIEIKNKKIFLNGSPYNDTHGVYTDKLVLPLSIQPRDNFGPAKVPEGSIFVMGDNRDQSYDSRFWGFVKLKDIMGKAFIIYWSWNGNDNNVRWNRLCKILN, encoded by the coding sequence ATGAGCAAAAGCAGGTCTAAAATTAAAGAATATTCTGAGGCTATAATAATCGCCATATTGATAGCGCTCTTTATTCGAACCTTTGTGATACAGGCATTTAAGATACCCTCGGGTTCTATGAAACCTACCCTCCAGATTGGTGACCATATTCTGGTTAACAAGTTTATTTATGGAATAAAAATACCATACGTCAGAAAAACCATAATCCCGGTAGTCAAGCCGAAAAGGGGAGACATGGTGGTTTTCATATATCCACTGGATCGAACGAAGGATTTTATAAAGAGGGTTATCGGGATTGGCGGAGATGTAATAGAGATAAAAAATAAAAAGATTTTTCTTAACGGCTCACCTTACAATGACACCCACGGGGTCTATACGGACAAATTAGTGCTACCCTTGTCAATACAGCCACGCGATAATTTCGGGCCGGCAAAGGTTCCAGAGGGCTCCATATTCGTCATGGGAGACAACAGGGACCAGAGTTACGATAGCAGATTCTGGGGTTTTGTGAAATTGAAGGACATCATGGGCAAAGCTTTCATCATATACTGGTCATGGAACGGTAATGACAACAATGTCAGGTGGAACAGGCTTTGCAAAATCCTCAATTAA
- a CDS encoding AbrB/MazE/SpoVT family DNA-binding domain-containing protein — MPLIKVRRNFQITIPNSLRKYLKIGEGDYLEAERHNGEIVLKPVKMVQPDQAYFYTKEWQESEAEADRDIANGDVLGPFDNIEDALKTLKTSKI; from the coding sequence ATGCCTTTAATCAAAGTAAGACGAAATTTCCAAATCACTATACCCAACAGTTTGCGCAAGTATTTAAAAATAGGAGAGGGCGACTATTTGGAGGCGGAAAGGCACAACGGTGAAATAGTTTTAAAACCGGTCAAGATGGTGCAGCCGGACCAGGCCTATTTTTATACAAAAGAGTGGCAGGAAAGTGAAGCGGAAGCAGACAGGGATATTGCAAATGGAGATGTTTTGGGACCTTTTGATAATATTGAAGACGCTCTTAAAACATTGAAAACCT